From the Gossypium hirsutum isolate 1008001.06 chromosome A02, Gossypium_hirsutum_v2.1, whole genome shotgun sequence genome, the window ttcctttttcttcttctgttcttcatcttctcttctcagcatattctgttttgtttcctctctttctctctttctcaggCAAATTTACCATGAATTCTTCGCCGGGTCTTGGCTTAAGGGATATCTGATGGATTTCAAAAGTTGTTGAAGATTGAAGATTGAAGATGACCAAGGTTCTGCTCAAGGGATATCTGATGGATTTCAAAAGTTTTACTCTGATAGATTTGATCTTTCTTCTAAGGAAAAAGAATGTAAAAACTTTGGTCCTCAGGTAATAATTGATTTCTGTCTTCCCCATCTAATCTGGAAATAGTACCGTGTATATTAGGAGATAAAATATGCATGtttcaatctttttttcttttggcagAAAGATGGCGATGGTGATGGATGCAGTAATTTCCTTCAACAGCTGCCTGGATCTCTGCCGGGGGTTCAGTCATATGAAGGTTTTGCTAAAAATATTGGCGGAGATGCAGATGCTCCAGTTCATAGCATGACACATGAGGTATGAAAAGATTTAAAGTAGCCCTGATTTAGAGAGATAAAAAATAGATTATTGAATTTCTCTTTAAACTCCCCTAACCCTTCAATTGTGATTGTTAAATGCTGCCATCATCCTACTAGGTAATCATTTTGGATTTGGTTTTAGCTATTACACAAGCTTCTGAATATAAAATGCTAACATCACACAACTTACTTTTGTTTTTGATAAATCACACAACTTACTATCAAATGAATATACAAGGGAACATCTTTGTGGCCAATGTCTAATCCCTTGCTCAAATTACCAGTGATGCCATGGACTTGTGATAGTTCACTATTTGTCTGCTAGGTGAGCAGATATGGAAGAGAGCAAAGCTCTTCCCCAAAACGTAGATGGATAGGATAAGATGTGGACTAGGGTAATCTTTTATATGAAACAGAGTATTCATTGATGGTTTATTGCATTGCCTATAGTGagattcataggcatcttcactAAATGCATATCATATGATAACCAGTTGGGTTTGGGTTAAGTCTAGAACCGTTTTCTACTTTTGCTTTGTGCATTTTTTGGCTAGGATGAGTTGTACAGGGCAAGTAAAACAAATCTTTAGCTTCTGAAAATTCCCTATTTCTTTTTTTGAAGAATTTTGTTAGCTCTACTTGATTGTACCAAAGCATTAAACTTGTATAAATATGTGAAGCAATGCCCCTAGAAATGTGCAGATGTTACTATTAGCTAGTAGCTGCACTTCCTTAGAGTCTTCTATTAGATGTTTTCGTACCAAAGTTCAGCAGTATAACAGTCTGACGCCATatatttatttaactaaaatatggCTTGTGATATTTTGCTGCATTTGAGGTAATGTTCTTAATAACATTAAGAAAATGATAGTAATTATCCCCTTTCTTTTTAATGCATATTTAAATGGAAATGGTTTTTTGTGATCAAGATGAAAAGAATGGAGCACATATTTCGAAGTGGCTAAGGTTATCCATTAGAATGTATGGAAGTTTTAAAGGAAAGGATTAAACAAATTATACCAAATGATATAACCCCTAAATGATATAATCCAGTTTGCAGCCTAAGTGGACAATACCTCTGTCAAAAGTTCTAAAAGCAAGTTTGCAGCCTCTTTCTTCTACAGAAGGAGGAGTGCAGTTAAAATTGTGAATGAGAGGTTTATATTTGATCGATTTCTGTCTTTTTCTTCTATAATTTCCTGGCCGTATGATGCGGGGAACCTTATTGAACCCCATATTCTTTTAGGGAAATATAGTCATTTTTCTCATGTTGTACTAGCTGAACTGTATTGTTCTTTATATATGTGCTGCTATAATTTTACTGGGTTGTTATACATTATCTTAACTCACACGACTTGTACCTGTTGCAAATGTCTATATATACATGACAAATACATTCTAAACATGAAAATATGAGTTGCATTTTACTAATATCTCTTGCGACTGGTGCCTGATGTGATGTCCATATATCCAAACATGAAAATGTTGGTTCCAAATTACATATCATGAAGATGGTagttatataattttacattcatgTGTTTTGGTGTGATTGCAAATCAAGGATGGTTTTGCTGAGGGGAAAGACCTGGTTGTGCCTGTTATGTCTGCAATGGGGGAAGAGCAGATCTGTGCTCTCAAAGACATTGGTCCTAAGTAGTTTCAAATTCATTTATTGCAAATCTTAGATGGAACCATAAAAGACTTTGGCAATACTAAATGCggttttgatgttttgttttgggtttggatAGAAAAAAGAGAACAACAATATAACTAGTTTCTTGTTGTGCTATGGATTgctgttttgcttttctttttcaataatttttattatctcGTCTTTATTTTTGTGTTGGTAACATTTAAATTCTAGCTTTTAACTGCATATTACACTTGCATTAGTTAcccaatatatattaatgtagCAATTTAAGTTTGACATATCATTTAGTACGAGTTAATAAAATatgttagttttaaaaaaaaatgaaattttctaataattacagtatttttattttaatttaaatcccaTGTTAAATATATGTATCACAAGAATCAGATTGGATAAAAGtagaatcaaattaatataaaatttaaatacaaataattttttaataatgaaGAAGTAAAATCAAATCGGTATAATCTATAAATAGATGaacatttggaatttaattagataaaacttttattaatatgtatataaatttattaatatatgtaaaaacaactttttcggaaaatattttcaggaaatctgtcaaacagcagaaaatattttacacagattcaatcaaacaccagaaaatattttccagtaaatcattttacagaaaagtaaaacattttccagaaatcattttacggaaaacattttactacCAATCAAACAGACCTTAGAATCACAACAAGCCCCGTGATTACACAATTTCTAGAAAAAAAACCATTGTTTCTCTTTACTTGTCCGAATTCTCTCGTTTGTATCCATCTTCTGATCCAACACAACTTTGTAGTTTATACCTCTCTCTCCAACATCCACACATGAATGGCATATAAAAATGACATTAATTAACCCATTTTAATCTATCCCAATTGGCCCAAATAGATCTTGTATGTTACCGGGGAAAATCGGAGCTATGCAACACGACCAGGTGGATAATAAGAGGTAAATGACCAACCCCACCGTGTTCATTGatatttgagctaaaagtaacTTGTCAAAGCCATTGGGTATTTATCATAATTTGACCGTATATAATGAATAAAAGAACCGAACATATCTATGTCACATTTcgtaataataataagtatataGACCAGCAAGGAATCAAACTAATCATTAACGACCATGCAAATTAGCAGAGCATTTGACTTTGGATAtttgaaagaaatcaaagatCTTTTTGTCTTCTTACTGCAACTGGACCCAAATTCCCATGCTGGGAATGTCTTGATGGACCACAAATAAAAGATAAAACCCTGCTGGCGCAAGATTACCCGATCTTGGCGTCCTTACCTCAATGTTATACCTTGATTTCTCCAAAGCTGTTATTTTGTCATTTCCAAGTACAATCAACCTTTGATTCATAGAGAACGAATGTGTATTGAAAGCTGGTGCCACCATTGTTATCCACACTAATTCTTCTTCTACTTTACCCTTAATCTCCATTTCAAGTGTTAGCGTTTTCCCGTAGCTGATCCCCGACATTGAGTTTGGACCAACGATTGTTGGTCGCAAATTGTTGTATTTAGCCTCCAAATACGGTGGACAGAATGCCTCTAAACTTAGTTCAGTAGGGAATAGAATACTTGTAAAATTGTAATAAGTATGAGGATTGCTTCCACCAACTAAAACTCTGCCATCACGAAGTAATGCTGCTGTGGAGTGATACATCCGTGGAATCTTGGTCGGGGTATGTGTTTCGAAACGTGTTCCGATTTTGTTATCCGGTCGGTATAAAACCGGATTTAAAACCGGGTTCCGACCAAATTCCCAACCAGCTGACCCGGACCCGGCCCCGTTAATGAGCAAAACGTTGCCGTTTGGAAGCAATATCATGTCACCCATAACTCTAGCTAGTGGCATAGTATCGATGACCCATTTTGGGTTGGGGTCGGTAATTAAGATCCTGGCGCAAGTCTTCAAGGCTCCAATGAACTCACCTTGTGTGGCTTGGGAATAAGATCCTTTAGGAGCACCTCCACACACCAAAACTTCAGCTTGAATATCTGATGCTTTCAAGTTCTTCAATGGAAGCAAGACAGCCGAACCAGTGCTTGGATAGCTTCTAGGATCGCCACCTGGAATTGTCGGATACCTCTTGATAACTTTATTTTTCACGTAATCAAGCAAAATGGCTCGATTGTTAGCGAAAACAAATAAGTTTCCATCAATATTAAGGAAAACAAAAGGGTAAAGATTGTTCTCGACTTCTCGATCATTGGTTTCAAACAAGAAAGGCAAATCGAATGTGTTGGCCGCTATGTTTTTAGGAACAAACTCGTAGTTAAATTGCTTTCGACCGCCGATAATGATTTGTCTTCCATCTGGCAAGATATGGTTAGTCGAATACCATCTTCTGGCTGCCAACCCGTTATTTGATTCTTGCCAATCGCATGAACTGCACGGGCTAAAGACCCTCACTTTACGTTCACCGTCATTGAAGCCACCGGTTTGGACTAGATCACCATTGGGCGTGACGGCACCGGAAGAGCACCAGACGTCGGTTTGGACCATAAGGGGCCTGAACTTATTCGATAAAACATCGTACTCAATTGAATGCGCCGTGCAATCCTGTTTGAGAGCAGTGTCATTCAAGTCAAAACGGCATTTCCCTTCCGGTAGTGGCAGATTTGATGGCCCAAAATCAGTTCTATCAAAGACAACGACACGGTCATTGCTAAGGAGTTGCATGTGCATGGCGGAGATGCCGATGCTTTTTTGCAGGAGTTGCCACCTTTCGCCAGGTGCGGCGGAGGTGAGGATGCGATGACATGGGTGTGAGGTAAACAGGAGTTGAAACAATAAGACTGACGAAATAAATGTTAATGATGACATGTTTGATTGGGAGATACGTTTCTTTCCTAACGCTGTTTGTTCTGccctatttataaaattaatccCTCGAACATGTTTTACTaataaatgtaatttaataagATTAATCGCTTAAAGATTATGGTGTGTGATTGCAATGCAATTTATTAGAGATTATCATACGACTTCATTatgaaaatattcaaatttacTTATTTCAAATGGATGTggactttaatttgattaattgtatgcatttatatatataaatttattttcacgtgagatattcaaattatttatatatgtgatATGGAAATGTAAAATGATGTTTCTTGATGTTATTATAAgtgatttatgaaaatttaatcaaattaaaatattatgtatacaattgtacaaaattaaagtttatatattatattgtgcattaaatcaaaatttatgtctaattcaaaagataaaagggaaataaaatgaattaatatatttttcagtttgtatagattaaataaaattaatcttcATTTTTATCTTTTGGTGAACACATAATtagataaatttaatatttttagttaattttaactCTTTGATTTCTTTCTCAGCACATTCGCTTCCGAGTCTAAATACAAATCACTTAGGCATCATTTACTTTTGTATTAGTGCCCTgattaattgatttaaaatacTATCATTTGAAAGGATAGATTATCTCGTTAGTCGCTTTAAATATGGGTTGTTTTTTTTTAgtcacttttaatttttttctttggttaatttggtcactttaaatagaaattgatcaaattggtcACTTCACCCTTAAATGGTAACATAATATTAACGGTAACGGTGTATTCTCACGTTAGTCAATTTAAAATTAGGGTAAATTATCTGTCAATTCGCCCGGCCCGATTGCTAGGTCCGAGCTACAGGTTGCTACATTCGTTGGCGGAGCAACTACAATCAATCAAACATCAATCAATCATTTATACATGCAATCTAACACTAAACACAATCAAATCATGATAAAGAATCAAATCCGAGTCTTAATTGAGCTTTCAAAAGCTCTGTTGCTAACCcaattactataaaatagtaatcaagtcatccatcacaaagacaaagGACCTGTGGttacgtttacttttcatcaatcatgtaatgtCGATGAGAGGATATCACTTACTCATATCTCGgactatgaattccattattgtgaaTAACGCTACCTACTGCAGAAGTTGTACACCCAATGcactagctttcggttccttatctattcgaactcaggcttttgcttgcatcaaagtgtacgagtcacacatacatagtccattaTCCACTCAAGATTTAAGTAAACCACACTATAAACgtaacaagtgaataaatccataatcaaattcaaaatttattcttcttgggtctaaTCAAATTTATTGTTAGgtcagtcagtcacatctatatctccatcttctgggagtcatccactccgatgctcaagacaaaacatctctccaattagacttgatagacgaaatgttagtctttcaatcggttcgcttttttctgattagactaaggacatgtttaggttcgtctactaatacaagttgtcttttcgtattacgatccgaccacgtaataccgcttagtattagtttaaacattaggcaaccaatgagcaacattttctttcattttgctttgcgtgcaaaaatcatATTAAGACaatcatacaaagtatattaatgtaatcagtgaatttgttttattaaccaatttgtttgaaaaaattacaagtttacaaacgaatatactacacttagggtacCAGATCCAAC encodes:
- the LOC107952196 gene encoding aldehyde oxidase GLOX translates to MSSLTFISSVLLFQLLFTSHPCHRILTSAAPGERWQLLQKSIGISAMHMQLLSNDRVVVFDRTDFGPSNLPLPEGKCRFDLNDTALKQDCTAHSIEYDVLSNKFRPLMVQTDVWCSSGAVTPNGDLVQTGGFNDGERKVRVFSPCSSCDWQESNNGLAARRWYSTNHILPDGRQIIIGGRKQFNYEFVPKNIAANTFDLPFLFETNDREVENNLYPFVFLNIDGNLFVFANNRAILLDYVKNKVIKRYPTIPGGDPRSYPSTGSAVLLPLKNLKASDIQAEVLVCGGAPKGSYSQATQGEFIGALKTCARILITDPNPKWVIDTMPLARVMGDMILLPNGNVLLINGAGSGSAGWEFGRNPVLNPVLYRPDNKIGTRFETHTPTKIPRMYHSTAALLRDGRVLVGGSNPHTYYNFTSILFPTELSLEAFCPPYLEAKYNNLRPTIVGPNSMSGISYGKTLTLEMEIKGKVEEELVWITMVAPAFNTHSFSMNQRLIVLGNDKITALEKSRYNIEVRTPRSGNLAPAGFYLLFVVHQDIPSMGIWVQLQ